The following nucleotide sequence is from Mesobacillus jeotgali.
ACATCTACTTCCATTGTTCAACAGGGAGAACCCGGACAGGTACCCTTACAGCAGGTACTTTACTGAAACTGGGCAAAGCTGAGAATGTAGAGGAAGCAAAGGCAAAAGCAAGGGAAGTACGCGAAGTGCTGAATCTCGACTCCAAGTTGATCACATCCCTTGAGAGAATTTTTCCTGAAAAGAAATGAAAATCACAGAGCGAGCACGAGTACAATTAATGACTGATCAGGTACCTGGCATCCGTCTTTACTTCGCGGGCATCAGCTGAAGGAGCTCCAAGATTGGACTGGCTCTGGATGAGCCGGATGAAGATGACGAGATCATGCTGGTCGATGGCATCAAGGTCGCTGTTGATCCATCGATTGAATATGAAGTAAAAGGTTTGACGATAGATTTTCATAACGACTTTATTTTAACAAGAAGCAAGAAAGACTTCTGCTAAGCAGCCGCTGATTTGGCGGCTGTTTTTCTATATTTTTTAAATACAATTGACCCTGTAGTGTTCTACATAGTTTAAGATGTTTTTATAGGGGGACCGAAATGTACAAGGTAAGTGAATTTTCCAAAATGACGGGGCTCAGCAAGGAGACGCTCAGGTATTATGCGGAGATCAAGCTGCTTGAGCCTGTATTCATCGACCCGAATAATAAATACCGCTATTATGACAACGGATCCTATTTGGTTGCGCTGTTATTGGTGCATCTCAGACGGTTCAACTTTACCATCCAGGAAATGCTGACCGTGGTGAATGATGAATCGTTTGAAAATCTCGAACAAAT
It contains:
- a CDS encoding MerR family DNA-binding transcriptional regulator yields the protein MYKVSEFSKMTGLSKETLRYYAEIKLLEPVFIDPNNKYRYYDNGSYLVALLLVHLRRFNFTIQEMLTVVNDESFENLEQILLKKRQGLVNQVQELNELIEEMDDFFEFGVEGAGDD